In a single window of the Bacteroidota bacterium genome:
- a CDS encoding MoxR family ATPase: MAETEQIDVDISLLDALQDTFGSLRKEVSKVIVGQDIIIERIFVSLLANGHVLLVGVPGLAKTLLIRTLADALALNFSRIQFTPDLMPGDITGTEIIEEDTTTGKRSFRFVKGPVFANVVLADEINRTPPKTQAALLEAMQEHRVTAAGQTFTLDEPFFVLATQNPIEQEGTYPLPEAQLDRFMLNLWLDYPSFQQEVDVVRNTTSASSNDIKPVVTAEQLRAYQQLVRQIPVADNVIEYAVRLVSNTRPGREGTPDFVTNFLSYGAGPRASQYLILGAKAMAALDGRSTPLISDVRNIAIPVLRHRIVTNFNAEAEGVTTVDLIEQLLNLDD; this comes from the coding sequence ATGGCCGAGACGGAGCAAATAGACGTAGACATTTCTTTACTGGATGCCCTTCAGGATACCTTTGGTAGCCTGCGTAAAGAAGTATCAAAAGTGATTGTCGGACAAGACATCATTATCGAACGCATCTTTGTAAGCTTGCTCGCGAATGGCCATGTACTGCTGGTCGGCGTGCCAGGCCTCGCCAAAACGCTGCTAATTCGCACGCTGGCTGACGCATTGGCACTCAATTTCAGCCGTATTCAGTTTACGCCTGATCTCATGCCTGGCGACATCACCGGCACAGAGATCATAGAAGAAGACACAACAACGGGCAAGCGTTCTTTCCGCTTCGTAAAAGGCCCTGTCTTTGCCAATGTTGTGCTTGCTGATGAAATCAACCGTACACCGCCCAAAACCCAGGCAGCCTTACTTGAGGCCATGCAAGAGCACCGCGTAACCGCTGCCGGGCAAACGTTTACGCTTGATGAACCATTTTTTGTATTAGCCACCCAAAACCCCATCGAACAAGAGGGTACCTATCCCCTTCCTGAGGCGCAGCTGGACCGCTTCATGTTGAATCTGTGGCTCGATTACCCAAGCTTCCAGCAAGAAGTAGACGTGGTTCGTAACACAACCAGCGCTTCATCAAATGATATTAAGCCCGTTGTTACTGCTGAGCAGTTGCGGGCTTATCAGCAGCTGGTACGCCAGATTCCTGTTGCTGATAATGTAATAGAGTATGCGGTCAGGCTTGTCTCTAACACGCGTCCAGGTCGGGAAGGTACGCCCGATTTTGTGACTAACTTCCTGAGCTATGGTGCCGGCCCTCGTGCCTCGCAATACCTGATTCTCGGCGCCAAAGCCATGGCTGCACTAGACGGTAGATCAACTCCTCTAATAAGCGATGTGCGTAACATCGCCATTCCTGTGCTTCGGCACCGCATTGTAACCAACTTCAATGCCGAAGCTGAAGGCGTAACAACGGTAGATCTGATCGAGCAGCTGCTCAACCTCGATGACTAA
- a CDS encoding CAP domain-containing protein has product MKLLFASVLCACLFTGLHGPTHNQLHPAAADLDIEALERQVRDMVNAERDKQKIAPLKSKTQLVSLSRAHSADMAIRDYVAHINPEGHSPTDRARIAKFECKSKGYNGLFPTGIGENIFMSYLYSQYKSVTINGVEERTYDWKSADALASEIVGNWMQSQGHRENILRKDYLYGGIGIATNLNHQIFVTQTFC; this is encoded by the coding sequence ATGAAGCTGCTGTTTGCCAGCGTGCTCTGTGCCTGCCTGTTCACCGGCTTGCACGGCCCCACGCACAACCAACTGCATCCCGCTGCCGCTGACCTCGACATTGAAGCCCTGGAGCGTCAGGTGCGCGACATGGTAAATGCCGAGCGCGACAAGCAAAAGATTGCGCCGCTCAAATCCAAAACACAACTGGTCTCACTCTCGCGCGCGCATAGCGCTGACATGGCCATCCGAGACTATGTTGCCCACATCAACCCCGAAGGACACTCTCCAACCGACCGGGCCAGGATTGCCAAGTTTGAATGCAAATCCAAAGGATACAACGGCCTCTTCCCCACAGGCATCGGGGAAAACATCTTCATGTCCTACCTGTACAGCCAGTACAAATCAGTAACCATCAACGGTGTGGAAGAGCGCACGTATGATTGGAAGTCCGCTGATGCCCTTGCATCAGAAATTGTAGGCAACTGGATGCAGAGCCAGGGACACAGAGAAAATATATTGCGAAAAGATTACCTGTACGGTGGCATAGGGATAGCTACGAACCTGAACCACCAGATTTTTGTCACCCAGACCTTTTGCTAG
- a CDS encoding peptidylprolyl isomerase yields the protein MSFLKHFKAGTTILALFIGLLFPATIHHAGAQSTSGANSGSDEVIDEIVAVVDEYIILRSEVESIVLRLLQSQPVEYSGDVWLTALDQLIDQRVMTIHAKKDTNLVVTDEQLEQVLDQRVQQLTGQLGGTAQFEAAYGKSTLEVKSDLREDMRDQLLAEQLQGGKINTIKVTPSEVREWFSQFPQDSLPVIPDVVRLAHIVRYPEPSQAAKDYAIELITTIRDSVVVGGGSMEDLATQFTDDTGSQQSGGHYKGSKLRELVPEFAAVASRAEIGEISQVFESPYGYHILRVNDRRGDELDFNHVLISVDESSADPANAIAYLTEVRDSIDVADVPFELMARRHSEEEVSKKLGGRVLDLRTGERDLVLQALNFTWRQTINDMTEGDISEPAEVELLDGKRAFHIIHLQRRVPEHVVDIETDYERIQLLALQEKQQLVLAKWLDELREEVFIEMRGKAKAFQLARNNN from the coding sequence GCGACTATCCACCACGCCGGCGCGCAATCAACCAGCGGCGCCAATTCCGGGTCCGATGAAGTAATAGATGAAATTGTGGCTGTTGTTGATGAGTATATCATCCTTCGGTCCGAAGTGGAGTCCATTGTACTCCGCCTCCTCCAATCACAACCCGTTGAATACTCTGGCGATGTTTGGCTCACCGCGCTCGACCAGCTGATCGACCAGCGCGTAATGACCATCCACGCAAAAAAAGACACCAACCTTGTTGTAACTGATGAGCAGTTGGAGCAGGTACTCGACCAGCGGGTGCAACAGCTTACCGGGCAACTGGGTGGTACAGCACAGTTTGAAGCAGCTTACGGCAAATCTACCCTCGAAGTAAAATCTGATTTGCGCGAAGACATGCGCGACCAGTTGCTGGCTGAGCAGCTACAGGGCGGCAAAATCAACACCATTAAAGTTACGCCTTCAGAGGTGCGCGAATGGTTCTCTCAGTTCCCCCAGGACTCGCTACCGGTCATCCCCGACGTTGTGCGCCTTGCGCACATCGTACGCTATCCTGAGCCCTCACAGGCAGCAAAAGACTATGCAATTGAATTGATCACCACAATCCGCGACTCTGTTGTGGTTGGTGGTGGCTCAATGGAGGATCTTGCCACACAGTTTACAGATGACACTGGCTCTCAGCAATCGGGTGGCCACTACAAAGGCAGTAAGTTGCGCGAACTCGTTCCCGAATTTGCAGCCGTCGCATCGCGCGCAGAAATTGGAGAAATCTCGCAGGTTTTCGAGTCACCTTACGGCTATCATATCCTTCGCGTAAATGACAGGCGTGGGGATGAGTTAGACTTTAACCATGTGCTCATTTCTGTTGATGAATCGTCTGCTGATCCGGCAAATGCAATTGCATACCTGACAGAGGTTCGGGATTCAATAGACGTGGCTGATGTCCCGTTTGAATTAATGGCCAGACGGCACTCAGAAGAAGAGGTATCAAAAAAACTCGGTGGCCGTGTACTGGACCTTCGGACCGGTGAGCGTGACCTCGTTTTGCAGGCGCTAAACTTTACGTGGCGACAGACCATCAATGACATGACAGAAGGTGACATCAGTGAGCCGGCGGAAGTTGAACTCCTCGATGGGAAGCGCGCTTTCCACATTATCCATCTCCAACGGAGAGTACCGGAGCATGTCGTAGACATCGAAACGGACTATGAACGCATTCAGTTGCTTGCCTTGCAAGAGAAACAACAGCTTGTGTTGGCGAAGTGGCTTGATGAGCTTCGAGAAGAAGTATTCATCGAAATGAGAGGAAAGGCAAAAGCATTTCAGCTTGCACGCAACAACAACTAG